ttgacaattattctattatccaatcagttcttgaccaaacccctatatataccaaagctgtcttacctgcagcatcttacgactttagcatccctccaccaccccgtcacctcacctcttaagcattactatcccggggggagcgttctggggccgggctagatacttcgctcgaatccctattcctctttgtttcctgataagaggaatgactcgagtttaggtgtcttccccgagctcagagccctctccccggacagcacgccaaatacgctttattctgaaactgttgcaagtgtgaactcgtgaagctGCTAAGGAGCATataatgtttgcagcacagaatgatgacgcatgtagCTCGAAGTTTATGTAAAAATCatatgaaatccgacataaccattcacactgcggtcgcattgcaaaacatcagatctgtgtctgatttaagactacatatgaaagtggcacaaatctgaactgaaaagatcagattccatgcggtttgggctgttcacacagtCACTACCCAAGTCACATAAGGGGGAAAAAAgcagattcgggccacatttgacTGTAGTGTAAATGTAGCCTTTGTGTAGAACGTGTGTGTGTTCTCACCATTGCAGCGGTACTTCAAGTTTGACCAGATGATGTTCTCCTGAGAAAAGCAGAACACTCCCAGTCTTCCTCCTCTCATTGTGGTATCAATTGTCACCCCAGAATCTGCAACTAGCTCTGTTCCCTCATAGAAACGAACCCTAAAAACACATACAGTGTCCTGAATCCTGACCCATTTTCTTTATCATGAGCAACAACTTTGATTGTTTGGCTTTAAACTTTAAGTCACTTGTATTTTGATTGGCTCACCTGATGTATCCAACTTGTGGGCGGTGCTGCAAGTACCAGCGGTATGAGACCTTGTCCTTCCAACCAACGTTTCTTGGATCCTTCCACAGGAGACGTACCTGATCATTAGTGTCACCTGTATGCCAGAGCGAGTTCCTCAGATGTTCACCTGGACCAGTCTTGGACTTTACTGCCTGAGAGCGAGAGTTAGAGTCCTGTTAATCCCATGCAAGACTTTCTCACAAACCTAGAGATCACATATCTTGAAATTCAGCTGATCAACCTTCAGCTGAATGCCAGGTTCAGCTACAGCTCTGAAGGGTGTGGCCTGCCAGTACGTCTGCTCTGTTTGTTTCCACATCACCACGTAGAAACTGGAGGAATCTTGGTATCCGAAGATGAACCCGGCATAGTCGTCATCAGTCACTGTATTTACATGGAACGTTCCCTCGAAATCAACACCGCTAAATGCAGTGTAACCTGGTCATCAGAGAGAGGAATGCATCACCCTTAGCCTGCGAGGCCTCATGGAATTGCGTTGATTTAGAAATGAATTGCCATTGGCCATGATGGGAAAAACTCACCAACAGCAAGGCCTGGATCACTGTTCATCGTTTGGACAATCTCCATTCCCTTTGCAACAAAGAAATTGTCAGAACAATGATTCTCAAACAATGTTCTGTAGTGACATAAAATTCCATAAATCTTATGCTAATCTGTTACCTGGTTAAGAACCACCCAGTTGGGGTCAATCTGGGCATCACCTTCCGGATCCAGTACAACTGTCTGATAGGCTCTGAAATCTGTCAGTGTGATCTCTGCATTTTCTGGACAGTTATCGATCCTGTCGATCACCTTGTCCTGGTCAAAGTCTGATTCGCAAATGTCACCCACTCCATCGCCTGTGTAGAATCGAACAGGTGAGTGAGGCATGATTGGAATATGATATCTGTATGTTTAAGGGAATGAAAAATACAAGACTTTCTGTGATAAATTTATGTTTGTACCCAAAAGTTTCATGTTTTAGAGACTTGGAATATAGTGTAAAAAATGTCAACTACTCTTATGGATTTTTGTTTTCAGGCATTGAGATTATCCCTTTCTTTCTTGCTTCCAGTAGTGAAAAACAGGTTGAGTATATGATCAGAAAATAATGTACTATGTAGAGAATAATGATGTACTCACTGTTGTCGTCTATCTGGTCAGGGTTGGGCACCAACCGACAGTTATCTGGTCCTGGAGGCAATGAGTCGGGAATACCGTCGTTATCATCGTCATCGTCACATTCATCTCCTATTCCGTCTTTATCTGTGTCTAACTGGGAGCTGTTAATTACCATCGGGCAGTTGTCCTTGCTATCTTGGTGACCATCACCATCGCTGAAGGACACAAGAAAGAACATTTCAGAAAAACTCAAGGTGCTTTTCCACAGCATGGTATGGAGTTGTTTGATTTGGTACAGCTCACTTTTAGGACTTTCTGTTCCCATTACCTGAAATTCCACGTGGGGAACTGCAATTAGGTATTCCCCCTTAATTATTTAAGTGTTCCCTTAAGCGTTGCTACAAAGTCTTAAGCAACCATTTTCACTTAATAAATTTAAGGGACCAAAACACCTCACTTAAATTAAACTCAGTATATAGAAACTAAAATTATAGagaataaagcaattattaaattCTGAAAATGCTAAACTTGCTAAAAAATCTAAACTTGATACTTTTTGTGAATTAATGATTtatggcagtgtttctcaaccacattcctggagcaccaatagctctgcacattttccatggctCCTtagcccaggggtgtccaaactcgcgtgtcctgctgagtttagctccaatttgcttcgacacacctgccaggaagtttctagtatatctgataagagcttgattagtcgGTTCAGGtgggtttaattagggttggagctaaactctccagaacaccggccctccaggaccgagtgtggacactcCTGGCTtagccaaacacacctgattcagaccaTTGGcacattagcagagactgaaagacctttatgggtgtgacagacaaaggagacatccaaacatGCAATGTTGGAGGTCCTCCAAGAACATGGTTTAGAAACACTGATTTATAGGTTATAGCaaagttttttttctattatattcAGATTGGTTTTCTGTGatgttaataacaaaatatattaatatgttaatgtTGCATATGAAATTCAGTAAAACATTTGGAAAAGGCACTTAGGTAAGTGTGACAGTTAGAAAAAATATTGTTGCAATGCTTTAAATGAAATCCCTTGCCTCTAGGATATTTTTTGGCCTCAGGAATACCAGAGTAAGTCGAATAATTTGAGGACTCACATGCAACTTGGCCATGGTACTTTTTTAGAACCAACTTGGGTAAAGTTCCAAGCAAGCTTTACCATTACCAAACATGATGAATACACACTGGTGATCAAGATTGGTCCAAGAACTAATTGGTCACTTAGAGTGGCATTGAATTTTGTGATACAAGACACCAAACCAACTATAGTTAAATAGTTAGCAGCAGCCACTGCTCAATAACGCCATTCAAACGATAACATCTGTTGCTTTTGTGTTGTGGGTTGGTTTGTGTTTCACGTTTGTTGCAATTAGGATGATGTCAGAACAGTAGAGGCAGGACAATTATAGTTATAGTCCCACCAAGTTTAAGAGGTACAaaactgcagtgtaaatgcaaacAAAGCCAAGCAAACCGAAGTGCGCCGAACCATGGTGAATCATCCCATACTGCACATTGGAAAAGTGGCTTTAGGAATTCGTACAATATTTTCTGATAATTCAGTGCAACAAACAGATCTGCAAAGGAAACATATTTTAGTATCATGTGCATGAGGATTCTTTCATACCTGTCTTGATTTGTATCACAAGAGTCTCCAACAAGATCATTGTCAATGTCAGACTGCGAAGAAAAggattaaatgcaaattatatattttaaaaaaaggaagtTGAGTTGCAGAAGAATATTTTGCTGTCCGCAAACGATCTACCTGATTTGGATTTGGGATATCAGGACAGCTATCACATGCATCCCCCACCCCATCCCCGTCACGATCCAGCTGATCACGATTTTTCACTCGCTGGCAGTTATCCAGGAAGTTCTTCAGCCCTGACAACCAGTGAAGTCAAACACCAAAAATGGGAGCAAATCAGTATTAGACAATTATTTGTGTGTAGATTTCAGACATAAGCATGTATGCACGTGTCCCTTTTTACCATCTCCATCCATATCATCATCACATGCATCTCCAAGTCCATCAGAATCTGTGTCTCTCTGGTCTGGGTTATCCACTCGGACACAGTTGTCACAAGCATCACCATGGCTGTCCTTATCACTATTCTGCTGATTTATATTTGGCGTCAACCAGCAATTATCCTACAGTATACACAGGAACAAAATATGGTGTTTATTTGCTTCATAACCAGACATAGAAAACCAAGAATCTGAGATTCTGCAGTGCATCAACATATTAACAACCATCGCATGAATGCACAtgcatatttgtgcatttacctGCTCATTCAATATTCCATCTCCATCTGCATCTGGGTCACATGCGTCACCCTTCCCATCGCCATCTGCGTCTTCTTGTCCCGAGTTTGGAACGGTAACACAGTTATCCTGGTATTGAGGGCACAATATGAATGAGCTCTCCCAGAGACAGGCAAGTGATGTCACCAGAGCCCTAAGCTAGTCAATATCGATTGCACTGTTGCCATGGTTACCTTTCTGCAGGTTGGGTCCCGGCAGCGCAGCCTCTCGTCAGGGTACCCATCGATGTCAGTGTCTTTACCGCAGAGATAACCGTTTCCAGCCCATCCAATGCCACACTAGTACACACACAGCGTTCGACTTTCAGCTTAatgctttttctttttaaagaagccTGAATTTTTGTGCTTCAAAAGTGTACCTGGCATGTAATGGTACCATCTCTCTCCTCTGTGCACTGTGCATTGGGATCGCAAGGGTTCTGCAGACGGTTTCCGCAGCTTTTCTCTGGCTTACAACCTCTTATCTGGTCTCCTGTGAATCCGGTTTTGCATCGGCCGCATTGATATGATCCCTACACACAACATAACACACTTTGAGGCACTGTTATTTTGCATtgcatgcatgtgtgaatgagtgatcATGAAGATTACGAACGAATCAGTTCTCACCACAGAATTCACACAGATGGAGTTAGCTGTGCATCCTCCATTATCTGGTCCTTTACACTCATCAACATCATCACACACCTAAGGAAAATGTTGAGATTAGGAAATGTGCACTAATACACAGTCATACACAAAATGACCTTTTTAGGATGCTCATCAATCCTTTTAATCAGTTACTGTATCAAtagtaatttgttattttttgagttgtctgaacactgtaaaacTAGTTTAGGCAAGTTAAGTTAAggcaagttaaggcaactcaaaccgtttgagaaaaccgattactacaaaccattaatttttatgagtactgtgaacttactccatttaagttgaagtaatgaggtatttaattaactcattaccgtcaacagagttcaaaactcttttcaaatgagtagaattaaccttcaataaattctgagttaactacactcatttgattTGATAACCATCCTAACCATctgtcataattggcttcatcacgctGTCTTCTCTCTACCAATCAGTTGGTGTGTGGTCTGCCGCAACATGGCTTCcctcgtgtcatccaggtggatgctgcatgcTGGTGGTGGATGATAAGATTCccctcaaaaatgtgtaaagcgctttgagtgcccagaaaagcactatataaatgtaaggaattattattattattgctggaAGTAGGTTGTGGTTTGGATATACTATTCAACTCACATTTTATGCCtactgcactcaaaaaatgacttgcaGCTCattcaaactattatttaaaataagttgaaacaacacaatgttcagtccacttaaatgtgcaaaaaaaaaaaaaaaaccgattaaactaacttaattgatttgtgttgagacaacatgaagtaattgagttgaacccagcattttttacagtgtatattctaTCAAAGTCTGcatatttgcatatttggatGCAGGGTCAATGACAAACctgcttgtgtgtttgtgcataggCCACGCCAACACCCTCCAGTGGTTTGCCAGTAAATCCAAGAGGACAGGCCTCACAGCGGAAGCCTGGAGCCATGTTCACACACCTCACTCCAGGAAAGCAGGGGTTAAACTGGCACTGAGAAAGACATTCATCAAAGGGTTAGTTcaacaataaatgtaaattatcccATGATTTACTAATCCTCAAGCCatcctacactgtaaagaaaatctgcagtttaaatgaacagttttccatattttgtgattcatgttttaatttttcccagtttatgcttttgagttgcattatgggaacttAATCTTGAACATTTAATCATCGAGAAAGCGACTTTATGAACATTaactagtttaaagtgatatattttctTGGTTGGTGTTGTGTATTA
The sequence above is drawn from the Danio aesculapii chromosome 21, fDanAes4.1, whole genome shotgun sequence genome and encodes:
- the thbs4b gene encoding thrombospondin-4-B, with product MAGTMHLLTAVSLMLTLRSASAESTVYNLLTSPDCLPDLLHGGLAEQGVTELFILTTFRIQPGTGNTIFSLYNPRDNSKYFEFSVFGKANKAILRYLRRDGRMSAVTFNKLNLADGEKHRLLFHLKGLEVGHPGGFPHSQGSLPVPGVELHLDCRLVETLRDLPAVFNGLNNHQAVELKTMQGKAQEGLEELKLAYGDSVENVASLQDCHTQSDSVQALGLNTKQLTTQMLELTKVINELKDVLIQQVKETSFLRNTISECQACGLSGAEVVKPKCAPGVCFRDDMCIETAEGVECGPCPDGYTGDGYSCDDVDECQFNPCFPGVRCVNMAPGFRCEACPLGFTGKPLEGVGVAYAQTHKQVCDDVDECKGPDNGGCTANSICVNSVGSYQCGRCKTGFTGDQIRGCKPEKSCGNRLQNPCDPNAQCTEERDGTITCQCGIGWAGNGYLCGKDTDIDGYPDERLRCRDPTCRKDNCVTVPNSGQEDADGDGKGDACDPDADGDGILNEQDNCWLTPNINQQNSDKDSHGDACDNCVRVDNPDQRDTDSDGLGDACDDDMDGDGLKNFLDNCQRVKNRDQLDRDGDGVGDACDSCPDIPNPNQSDIDNDLVGDSCDTNQDSDGDGHQDSKDNCPMVINSSQLDTDKDGIGDECDDDDDNDGIPDSLPPGPDNCRLVPNPDQIDDNSDGVGDICESDFDQDKVIDRIDNCPENAEITLTDFRAYQTVVLDPEGDAQIDPNWVVLNQGMEIVQTMNSDPGLAVGYTAFSGVDFEGTFHVNTVTDDDYAGFIFGYQDSSSFYVVMWKQTEQTYWQATPFRAVAEPGIQLKAVKSKTGPGEHLRNSLWHTGDTNDQVRLLWKDPRNVGWKDKVSYRWYLQHRPQVGYIRVRFYEGTELVADSGVTIDTTMRGGRLGVFCFSQENIIWSNLKYRCNDTIPEDFQEFSTQHGMDPL